The proteins below are encoded in one region of Metabacillus dongyingensis:
- a CDS encoding L-lactate permease — protein sequence MSTGMLGFLSLLPILVVGIFLVGLRWPASKAMPISYLTAIGLALFVWKIPGATVAAASVNGLVVAATLLYIIFGAILLLNTLQESGGIKTIRQGFTDISVDRRIQVIIIAWLFGSFIEGASGFGTPAAVAVPLMVGLGFPAMAAVIAGMVIQSTPVSFGAVGTPMLVGVQTGLSADSGITDDFLALVTEIGGQVAILHMIAGTLIPLFVVALMTRYFGKNKSFSEGLKVWKFALFSAFAMTIPYVIVANILGPEFPSMVGGLTGLAIVVFAAKKGFLMPPKEKAWDFEEKSKWDPEWMGSLEMKDITHKSGNMSMLKAWSPYILVGAFLVISRLKALPVIDWLQSWVVSFPNMFGSEVSASFQPLYLPGTIFILVSLITFFLHGMNGSAYNSAWSQSAKTTLAASSALVFTVPMVQVFTNSKGGAAGFDAMPIELANGAAAIAGEFWPFFATFIGGIGAFIAGSNTVSNMMFSLFQYDVGSQIGVDPTWIVALQAVGGAAGNMICVHNVVAASAVVGLIGKEGVVIRKTLFPFSYYALLSGAVGYSIVWYSQKGIFNLGSYVAAAIAMAAIYIVATNQKRAALIVETDRNMKS from the coding sequence TTGAGTACCGGGATGTTAGGATTTTTGTCACTGCTGCCGATTTTAGTTGTGGGAATCTTTTTGGTAGGTCTCAGGTGGCCGGCCAGCAAAGCCATGCCAATCTCGTATTTAACCGCGATTGGACTTGCGCTGTTTGTTTGGAAAATACCAGGAGCAACAGTTGCAGCAGCATCTGTCAATGGACTAGTGGTAGCAGCCACGCTGCTGTATATAATTTTCGGGGCGATCCTGCTGTTAAATACCCTGCAGGAGAGCGGTGGAATTAAAACCATTCGTCAGGGCTTTACCGATATTTCAGTGGACAGACGCATTCAGGTCATCATCATAGCGTGGCTGTTCGGTTCATTTATTGAAGGCGCATCAGGCTTTGGAACACCGGCAGCGGTTGCTGTACCGCTGATGGTCGGGCTTGGATTTCCAGCAATGGCAGCTGTTATCGCTGGAATGGTCATACAAAGTACTCCTGTTTCCTTTGGTGCCGTTGGAACACCGATGCTTGTCGGCGTTCAAACAGGCTTATCCGCAGATTCAGGCATTACGGACGATTTCCTTGCACTTGTCACAGAAATTGGAGGTCAGGTTGCGATTTTACATATGATTGCCGGAACGCTGATTCCGCTGTTCGTAGTCGCATTGATGACAAGATATTTCGGTAAAAACAAATCATTTTCTGAGGGATTGAAAGTTTGGAAATTCGCATTGTTTTCAGCATTTGCAATGACGATTCCATATGTCATCGTAGCAAATATTTTAGGACCCGAGTTTCCATCAATGGTTGGAGGTTTGACCGGCCTTGCAATTGTAGTTTTCGCAGCAAAAAAGGGCTTCCTGATGCCGCCAAAAGAAAAAGCTTGGGATTTTGAAGAAAAGTCAAAATGGGATCCTGAGTGGATGGGTTCACTTGAAATGAAAGATATCACTCACAAGAGCGGAAATATGAGCATGCTTAAAGCGTGGTCACCCTATATTCTAGTTGGAGCATTTTTAGTCATTTCAAGATTGAAAGCGCTTCCTGTAATAGATTGGCTTCAATCATGGGTTGTGTCGTTTCCGAACATGTTCGGCTCTGAAGTCAGTGCAAGCTTTCAGCCGCTTTATTTGCCTGGAACGATCTTTATCTTAGTATCACTCATTACTTTCTTTCTTCATGGAATGAATGGAAGCGCATACAATTCTGCATGGTCTCAATCAGCTAAAACTACATTAGCTGCTTCTTCAGCACTTGTATTTACAGTGCCTATGGTTCAGGTATTTACAAATTCCAAAGGCGGAGCAGCGGGTTTTGACGCGATGCCAATTGAACTCGCAAACGGAGCAGCTGCAATAGCAGGTGAATTTTGGCCGTTTTTCGCTACCTTCATAGGTGGAATTGGTGCATTTATCGCTGGAAGCAACACGGTCAGCAACATGATGTTCAGTTTATTCCAATATGATGTTGGCTCTCAAATTGGTGTAGATCCTACTTGGATTGTAGCGCTTCAAGCCGTAGGCGGAGCTGCAGGAAACATGATTTGTGTTCATAATGTCGTTGCCGCTTCAGCGGTAGTAGGGTTAATTGGAAAAGAAGGAGTTGTGATTCGGAAAACGTTATTTCCATTCAGTTATTATGCTCTTTTATCTGGTGCAGTCGGCTATTCGATTGTATGGTATTCACAAAAAGGTATCTTCAATCTTGGCTCCTATGTTGCTGCAGCGATTGCAATGGCTGCCATTTACATAGTGGCAACGAATCAGAAACGGGCAGCATTGATTGTGGAAACCGATCGAAATATGAAATCATAG
- a CDS encoding FAD-binding oxidoreductase: MAIKGLKTKDKHIHSLAKLTGGPSNILYHKEDLIAYDCDGFTIHKHLPKAVVFPKNTEEVAAIVKYCSENQLPFLARGAGTGLSGGAIPINGEVIISLVKMKKLISVDLENRRAVVEPGFVNLKLTNSIADKGYYYAPDPSSQYCCTIGGNVAENAGGAHCLKYGVTTNHILGLEVVLPNGEIIEIGKNGIPDSPGYDLLGLLTGSEGTLGIVTKITVRILKNPESKQTVLAYFDSVSDGSGAVSDIISAGIVPAALEMMDKVAIEGVEAAAFPVGHPRDIEAVLLIEVDGISAGIDEQIAQILEVCTKWNVREVKAAESDAERARWWANRKTGFGAMGAISPDYLVQDGVIPRSRLPEVLEKINQISKESGLRIANIFHAGDGNLHPLVLFDSRVPGQTEAALKAGSACLQVCAEVGGTITGEHGVGIEKREEMRFVFTDEEILAQTKVREVFNPDNLLNAGKLFPSPGRCAEVKKEMKAAAL, encoded by the coding sequence ATGGCTATTAAAGGACTTAAAACGAAAGATAAACATATTCATAGCCTTGCAAAGCTGACAGGAGGCCCTTCAAACATTCTCTATCATAAGGAAGATTTAATTGCCTATGATTGCGATGGTTTTACCATTCACAAGCATTTGCCAAAAGCGGTTGTTTTTCCGAAAAATACAGAGGAAGTTGCGGCGATCGTCAAATACTGTTCTGAAAATCAGCTGCCATTCCTTGCAAGAGGTGCTGGAACAGGTTTAAGCGGAGGAGCCATTCCCATTAACGGTGAAGTCATTATCAGTCTCGTAAAAATGAAAAAGCTGATCAGTGTAGATCTCGAAAATAGACGGGCAGTCGTTGAACCCGGCTTTGTTAATCTTAAATTAACCAACTCAATTGCAGATAAAGGTTATTACTATGCACCGGATCCATCCAGTCAATATTGCTGCACAATCGGAGGCAACGTTGCTGAAAATGCCGGCGGAGCCCATTGCCTCAAATATGGTGTAACGACAAATCATATCCTTGGACTGGAGGTTGTACTGCCGAATGGAGAGATTATTGAAATTGGAAAAAACGGAATCCCTGATTCGCCGGGCTATGACCTGCTTGGATTATTAACTGGATCAGAAGGAACGCTCGGGATCGTCACAAAGATCACTGTAAGAATCTTAAAAAATCCTGAGTCAAAACAAACAGTTCTTGCTTACTTTGATAGTGTTTCAGACGGAAGCGGCGCTGTTTCAGACATTATTTCAGCAGGAATTGTTCCAGCAGCACTTGAAATGATGGATAAGGTTGCAATTGAAGGAGTTGAAGCTGCTGCGTTTCCAGTGGGTCACCCAAGAGACATTGAAGCGGTCTTATTAATAGAAGTAGACGGTATTTCCGCCGGTATCGATGAACAGATCGCACAGATTCTTGAGGTGTGCACAAAATGGAATGTCCGTGAAGTAAAGGCTGCTGAAAGTGATGCAGAGCGTGCAAGATGGTGGGCAAACCGAAAGACAGGCTTTGGGGCAATGGGGGCTATTTCACCGGATTATCTTGTACAGGATGGAGTCATTCCGCGAAGCAGACTTCCAGAAGTCCTTGAAAAAATCAATCAGATCAGCAAAGAATCAGGTCTCAGGATCGCCAATATCTTTCATGCCGGAGACGGCAATCTGCATCCGCTTGTCTTGTTCGATTCAAGGGTTCCCGGTCAGACAGAAGCGGCATTAAAAGCAGGAAGCGCATGTTTGCAGGTTTGCGCTGAAGTTGGCGGAACGATTACAGGTGAACATGGGGTTGGGATTGAAAAGAGAGAAGAAATGCGGTTTGTTTTTACTGACGAAGAGATTTTAGCTCAAACAAAGGTCCGGGAAGTCTTTAACCCTGATAATCTATTAAACGCGGGTAAATTATTTCCAAGTCCGGGACGCTGTGCAGAAGTGAAAAAAGAAATGAAAGCAGCAGCTCTATAA
- a CDS encoding IclR family transcriptional regulator — MDRENMVKSVSRALDIITLVSLKKGGLGVTEIANQIDINKSSVYKILSTLVQYGYVEQDAETGKYKLGYKFLEISSKLLESIDLRAEARMYLQELENETNEVIHLVVYDQGEVVYIEKLDGSETLRMHSKVGKRAPMHCTSVGKAILAHLPSSVVMDILERKGLPMHTDKTITNKDDFLLELNTVRQKGYALDLEENENGITCIAVPIFDHIGNAIAAVSISGPTIRMTEHRLEQLQSRMQHIGRQISARLGFEIKE; from the coding sequence TTGGATCGAGAAAATATGGTAAAGTCCGTCAGCCGGGCATTGGATATTATAACGCTCGTAAGTTTAAAAAAAGGCGGGCTTGGGGTTACCGAAATAGCGAATCAAATCGATATAAACAAAAGCTCCGTATACAAGATATTGTCTACGTTAGTTCAATACGGCTATGTAGAACAGGATGCTGAGACTGGAAAGTACAAGCTTGGCTATAAATTCCTGGAAATCAGCTCAAAGCTGCTTGAATCGATTGATCTTAGAGCTGAAGCAAGAATGTATTTACAGGAGCTGGAAAATGAAACAAACGAGGTCATCCATTTAGTTGTGTATGATCAGGGTGAAGTTGTATATATAGAAAAGCTTGACGGCAGTGAAACACTGCGGATGCATTCAAAAGTGGGCAAGCGTGCCCCCATGCATTGTACATCTGTTGGGAAAGCCATTCTTGCCCATCTTCCATCAAGTGTGGTTATGGATATTTTAGAGCGGAAAGGCCTGCCGATGCATACGGACAAAACGATTACAAATAAAGATGATTTTCTTTTGGAACTGAATACTGTCAGACAAAAGGGATATGCTCTGGACCTTGAAGAGAATGAAAACGGGATCACATGCATCGCTGTGCCGATTTTTGACCATATAGGCAATGCGATCGCGGCTGTAAGCATTTCAGGCCCAACTATACGAATGACAGAACATAGGCTGGAACAGCTGCAGTCCCGCATGCAGCACATCGGCAGGCAAATATCCGCAAGACTTGGCTTTGAAATAAAAGAATGA
- a CDS encoding extracellular solute-binding protein — protein MARLRKGVTIMGWKLASCLLILVLLAGCKSHSMISDPKHVQTLQNHEKTVITFWHTYNDKETELLEQKLLPAFEREHPNMRVESINFAFNNELKNTLIGRASSNRGPDVVRLDISWVPEFSHKELLEPLNMFPGFQDIQSRFSPHAMAGGYYKKNYYSLPLNIYTKTAIFNRELLKRAGYSKPPRTMEEVIKIAHHHRFSIGLGGLEPWDTIPFIYTLGGAISDKNFNKASGYLNSKETIYAVEQLTSLYKEGLINLPDQSGDDKNFERVKSGNILMTDEGPWFYSLLDGAELDRAQKLTIPVPFPHDKGPVSIIGGENLVIMKGSKQQSAAWTFMKWMTDKEAQLLMAQTGLMPTNQDAVKAMKIPNNSYLNPYKEAAENAFLWPQVKNWSKIDEVYCEYLKKIFEGELSVKAGLDRAAAEIDKLLADS, from the coding sequence TTGGCTAGATTAAGAAAGGGTGTTACCATTATGGGATGGAAGCTTGCATCCTGTTTACTGATTCTCGTATTGTTAGCAGGTTGTAAAAGTCATTCGATGATTTCCGATCCAAAGCATGTTCAAACGCTTCAGAATCATGAAAAAACAGTTATTACGTTTTGGCACACCTACAACGACAAAGAAACCGAGCTATTAGAACAAAAGTTGCTCCCTGCTTTTGAGCGGGAGCATCCGAACATGCGGGTCGAGTCGATCAACTTTGCATTTAATAACGAATTAAAGAACACATTAATAGGACGCGCCTCTTCCAACCGAGGTCCAGATGTGGTCCGGCTTGATATCTCCTGGGTTCCTGAATTTTCACATAAAGAGCTTCTTGAACCGTTAAACATGTTCCCAGGTTTTCAAGATATCCAAAGCAGGTTTTCTCCTCATGCGATGGCTGGAGGCTATTACAAAAAGAATTATTATTCTCTACCACTTAATATTTACACAAAGACTGCGATCTTTAACCGTGAGCTTCTAAAACGAGCCGGCTATTCAAAGCCTCCGCGCACAATGGAAGAAGTGATAAAGATTGCGCATCATCATCGCTTTTCGATCGGACTCGGAGGATTGGAACCTTGGGATACGATTCCATTTATATACACCCTTGGTGGAGCCATATCCGATAAGAATTTCAACAAGGCTTCCGGATATTTAAACAGCAAAGAAACAATCTATGCTGTGGAGCAATTGACATCACTTTATAAAGAAGGACTCATTAATCTTCCTGATCAATCCGGTGATGACAAAAATTTTGAACGAGTAAAATCCGGAAATATACTTATGACAGACGAAGGGCCTTGGTTCTACAGCCTATTGGATGGAGCAGAATTGGATCGTGCTCAAAAGCTGACCATCCCAGTACCGTTTCCACATGATAAAGGTCCTGTTTCGATTATTGGCGGAGAAAACCTAGTTATTATGAAGGGCAGTAAACAACAATCTGCGGCATGGACTTTTATGAAATGGATGACAGATAAAGAAGCGCAGCTTCTTATGGCGCAAACTGGATTGATGCCAACTAACCAAGATGCAGTCAAAGCTATGAAAATACCTAATAATTCTTACCTTAATCCTTATAAGGAGGCTGCTGAGAATGCTTTTTTATGGCCCCAAGTTAAGAACTGGAGTAAAATCGACGAAGTGTACTGTGAGTACTTAAAAAAAATATTTGAAGGTGAATTGTCTGTTAAGGCTGGTTTAGACCGTGCGGCAGCTGAAATAGACAAACTCTTAGCTGATTCGTGA
- a CDS encoding VOC family protein, with protein MKLLQIRLLVKDFKKSGLFYRDLLEFPVSWYDEDMEYALFNNGETKIELVSRKVMAELVGEENKPLEAESQSRFLLQFQVEDVDKTYNRFREKEIEFVNEPHDRKEWGARVAHFRDPDDNLVEIYKML; from the coding sequence TTGAAGTTGTTGCAAATAAGACTGTTGGTCAAAGATTTTAAGAAAAGCGGCCTGTTTTACCGAGATTTATTGGAGTTTCCAGTAAGTTGGTACGATGAAGACATGGAATATGCGCTATTCAATAATGGGGAAACAAAAATTGAGCTTGTATCTCGAAAAGTTATGGCCGAATTGGTCGGAGAAGAAAATAAGCCTTTAGAAGCTGAGTCTCAATCAAGATTTTTACTTCAATTTCAAGTAGAAGATGTCGATAAGACATATAACCGTTTCAGAGAAAAAGAAATTGAATTTGTTAATGAACCTCATGATCGTAAGGAATGGGGAGCGCGTGTTGCACATTTTCGTGACCCTGATGATAACTTAGTTGAAATATATAAAATGCTGTAA
- a CDS encoding NAD(P)-dependent malic enzyme encodes MQHLREKSLELHKRSHGKLNVTVKVSVENSHDLSLVYSPGVAEPCREIHQNPEKIYDYTMKGNLVAVVSDGSAVLGLGNIGAAASMPVMEGKAALFKAFADIDAFPLCLNTNDPDEIIAIVKALEPTFGGVNLEDISAPNCFIIEERLKQEMNIPVFHDDQHGTAIVTAAGLINALKMVNKRLEKVKIVLNGAGAAGIAITKLLLEMGAENVIMCDTKGAIFKGRSAGMNPMKELISELTNKSLFQGSLGEALENADVFIGVSAAGAVSSKMVQGMNRDAIIFAMANPDPEIMPEAAKAAGAVIVGTGRSDMPNQVNNVLAFPGIFKGALQVHATEINEEMKMAAVYAIADLITPSELEYEYVIPHAFDKRVAAAVSEAVAKAAVRSGAARKSTV; translated from the coding sequence ATGCAGCACCTTCGGGAAAAATCGCTGGAACTTCACAAGCGTTCACATGGAAAATTAAATGTTACTGTTAAAGTTTCCGTAGAAAATTCACATGATTTAAGTCTTGTTTATTCCCCAGGGGTGGCAGAGCCTTGCAGAGAAATTCATCAAAATCCGGAAAAAATATACGACTATACGATGAAGGGCAATTTGGTAGCTGTCGTTTCAGATGGATCAGCTGTATTAGGCTTAGGGAATATCGGAGCTGCCGCATCAATGCCTGTAATGGAGGGTAAAGCCGCTTTATTTAAAGCATTTGCCGACATTGATGCTTTTCCGCTTTGTCTGAATACGAATGATCCTGATGAGATCATTGCGATTGTAAAAGCGCTTGAACCTACTTTTGGCGGAGTTAATTTAGAGGATATTTCAGCTCCAAATTGTTTTATCATTGAGGAACGTTTAAAACAGGAAATGAATATCCCGGTTTTCCACGACGATCAGCACGGAACAGCAATTGTAACAGCGGCGGGACTGATTAATGCTCTAAAGATGGTTAATAAACGTCTTGAAAAAGTGAAAATCGTTTTAAATGGCGCCGGTGCTGCCGGAATTGCGATTACTAAGCTGCTCCTTGAAATGGGAGCAGAAAATGTGATCATGTGTGATACGAAAGGCGCAATCTTCAAAGGTCGATCAGCCGGCATGAATCCGATGAAAGAATTGATTTCAGAGCTGACAAATAAAAGCTTATTCCAAGGATCGCTCGGAGAGGCTTTAGAGAATGCAGACGTTTTTATTGGCGTTTCTGCTGCGGGAGCTGTTTCTTCTAAAATGGTTCAAGGGATGAATAGGGATGCGATTATTTTTGCCATGGCAAATCCAGATCCGGAAATCATGCCTGAAGCTGCAAAAGCGGCTGGAGCGGTGATCGTTGGAACAGGAAGATCAGATATGCCTAATCAAGTCAATAATGTTCTTGCATTTCCGGGGATTTTTAAAGGCGCGCTGCAAGTGCATGCGACTGAAATAAATGAAGAAATGAAAATGGCTGCCGTCTATGCCATTGCGGATTTAATTACACCATCAGAGCTTGAGTATGAGTATGTCATTCCGCATGCTTTTGACAAAAGAGTTGCCGCCGCTGTATCAGAAGCTGTTGCAAAAGCAGCCGTCAGATCAGGAGCTGCCCGCAAATCAACTGTTTGA
- a CDS encoding malate synthase G, whose product MKGYIQKGNLQVAEALYEFINSEALPHTGLDQNAFWSGFEAIVKELTPQNKELLAVRDEIQSKIHSWHRENNETFDFETYKAFLYEIGYLEHEADEFKITTQNVDDEIAVQAGPQLVVPVNNARYAINAANARWGSLYDALYGTDAISDADGAHREGSYNPVRGEKVIEFARNFLDETVPLKDASHKDAAEYAIIDGTLSVTLSSGQKTVLKEKEKLAGYQGDANSPAAILLKNNGLHFEIQIDRSHPIGKTDLAGVKDILLEAALTTIMDCEDSVTAVDAEDKVIVYRNWLGLMTGNLASTFKKGNQTMIRTLNPDRSYTSVNGEEFTLSGRSLMFVRNVGHLMTNNAILDENGDEIQEGILDCVITAMLAKHSLLGTGQYQNSSKGSVYIVKPKMHGSKEVAFANTLFNKVEDLLGLERNTIKIGVMDEERRTSLNLKAAIREVKDRIAFINTGFLDRTGDEIHTSMEAGPMIPKNNMKSSAWLQGYEKSNVYAGLESGFQGRAQIGKGMWAMPDLMAEMLKQKSGHLKAGANTAWVPSPTAATLHALHYHQVDVTEVQNQLKENVKDLRNDILTIPVAEKANWSKEEIQQELDNNAQGILGYVVRWVEQGVGCSKVPDYYNVGLMEDRATLRISSQHLANWLHHGICTKEQVKETLERMAKVVDKQNEGDPHYMPMAPDYENSVAFQAACDLVFEGYNQPNGYTEPILHRRRLEAKAKFAVKQ is encoded by the coding sequence ATGAAAGGCTATATTCAAAAAGGCAATCTTCAAGTAGCAGAGGCACTCTATGAATTTATTAATTCAGAAGCTCTCCCGCATACTGGTTTAGATCAGAATGCATTTTGGTCAGGTTTTGAGGCCATCGTTAAGGAGCTGACTCCTCAAAACAAAGAACTATTGGCAGTCCGCGATGAGATTCAGAGCAAAATTCATTCATGGCACAGGGAAAACAATGAAACATTTGATTTTGAAACCTATAAAGCATTCTTGTATGAAATTGGATATTTGGAGCATGAGGCAGATGAGTTTAAGATTACAACTCAAAATGTTGATGATGAGATTGCTGTTCAGGCAGGACCTCAATTAGTCGTGCCGGTCAATAATGCGCGCTACGCCATCAATGCAGCAAATGCACGCTGGGGCAGCCTGTATGACGCCCTTTACGGGACAGATGCCATTAGTGATGCGGACGGTGCACACCGCGAAGGATCATATAACCCTGTGCGCGGAGAAAAAGTCATTGAATTTGCCCGCAATTTCCTTGATGAAACCGTGCCTTTAAAAGATGCATCCCATAAAGATGCTGCGGAATATGCGATTATTGACGGAACTTTATCTGTCACATTAAGCAGCGGTCAAAAAACAGTTCTTAAAGAGAAAGAAAAATTGGCCGGCTATCAGGGGGATGCTAATTCTCCAGCTGCAATCCTATTAAAAAACAACGGGCTTCATTTTGAAATTCAAATTGACCGAAGCCACCCAATCGGCAAAACAGATTTAGCCGGCGTAAAAGATATTCTGCTTGAAGCAGCGCTGACTACTATTATGGATTGTGAAGATTCCGTTACAGCTGTTGATGCTGAAGATAAAGTGATCGTCTATCGAAATTGGTTAGGATTAATGACAGGAAATTTAGCATCAACTTTCAAAAAAGGAAACCAAACAATGATCCGGACCTTGAACCCTGACCGGTCGTATACCTCAGTAAATGGCGAAGAATTTACTCTTTCAGGGAGATCGCTCATGTTTGTAAGAAATGTAGGTCATCTTATGACAAACAATGCCATTCTTGATGAAAACGGTGATGAAATTCAAGAAGGCATCCTCGATTGCGTGATAACTGCAATGCTTGCAAAACACTCATTACTAGGAACCGGACAATATCAGAACTCTTCAAAAGGATCTGTCTACATTGTTAAACCGAAGATGCATGGATCAAAAGAAGTTGCTTTTGCGAACACTCTTTTTAATAAAGTCGAGGATTTGCTCGGACTTGAACGCAATACCATTAAAATCGGGGTCATGGATGAAGAAAGACGAACGTCACTAAACTTGAAAGCAGCAATACGTGAAGTAAAAGACCGAATCGCATTCATTAATACAGGATTCTTGGACCGTACAGGAGATGAAATTCATACTTCTATGGAAGCTGGCCCAATGATTCCTAAAAATAATATGAAATCTTCAGCCTGGCTTCAGGGCTATGAAAAATCAAATGTTTATGCTGGCCTTGAAAGCGGCTTCCAGGGCCGTGCCCAAATCGGCAAAGGCATGTGGGCGATGCCGGATTTGATGGCAGAGATGCTTAAGCAAAAATCTGGCCATTTAAAAGCAGGAGCAAACACCGCGTGGGTTCCCTCACCTACAGCAGCTACACTTCATGCCCTGCACTATCACCAGGTAGATGTTACAGAAGTTCAGAATCAGCTTAAGGAGAATGTGAAAGACCTAAGAAATGACATCCTCACTATTCCTGTTGCAGAAAAAGCAAACTGGAGCAAGGAGGAAATTCAGCAGGAACTTGATAACAACGCACAAGGAATACTTGGATATGTTGTTCGCTGGGTCGAACAGGGCGTCGGCTGCTCAAAAGTGCCTGATTACTATAATGTCGGACTGATGGAAGACCGTGCAACACTCAGGATTTCCAGTCAGCATCTTGCAAACTGGCTGCACCATGGCATCTGCACGAAAGAACAAGTGAAAGAAACTCTTGAACGCATGGCAAAAGTTGTAGACAAACAGAATGAAGGAGATCCGCATTATATGCCAATGGCGCCTGATTACGAAAATTCAGTTGCTTTTCAGGCTGCATGCGACCTTGTTTTTGAAGGCTACAATCAGCCTAATGGATACACAGAACCAATCCTTCATCGACGCCGTTTAGAAGCTAAAGCTAAATTTGCAGTAAAGCAATAA
- a CDS encoding fumarylacetoacetate hydrolase family protein, with translation MKFVRFTDQSDIYYGVLQESEIKEIQGDMLKDWEYTGRSFQKEQVQLLAPLQPNQIIGIGANYVSDKKDMPEILPEIPVFFFKPTSSVIGPEEKIIIPAGAKQVKFESELAVIIGKEAKNVRESDVLDYVFGYTVGNDVTAPAFFHGDGHWTIGKSFDTFTPLGPVIETELDPFNVNVEARLNGTLKQDSPTELMIIPIQKMISYLTSVMTLNAGDVILTGSPVGAELVNTDDVIECEIKEIGILRNSFAKARESVKN, from the coding sequence ATGAAATTTGTCCGATTTACAGATCAGTCAGATATCTATTATGGAGTTTTACAAGAATCTGAAATCAAAGAAATACAAGGTGATATGTTAAAAGACTGGGAGTATACAGGCCGTTCTTTTCAAAAAGAGCAGGTTCAGCTTCTAGCTCCCTTACAGCCAAATCAGATTATCGGAATAGGTGCAAACTATGTTTCAGATAAGAAGGATATGCCTGAGATTCTTCCTGAAATTCCGGTATTTTTTTTCAAGCCGACATCATCCGTAATCGGACCGGAAGAAAAAATTATCATACCTGCCGGTGCCAAACAGGTTAAATTCGAGTCAGAGCTTGCCGTTATCATCGGGAAAGAAGCAAAAAACGTCCGTGAATCAGATGTTCTGGATTATGTATTTGGCTACACAGTAGGAAATGACGTAACAGCTCCCGCCTTTTTCCACGGAGACGGACACTGGACAATCGGAAAATCATTTGACACATTCACACCTTTAGGACCAGTGATTGAAACAGAGCTGGATCCATTCAATGTGAATGTGGAGGCAAGATTAAACGGGACATTGAAACAGGATAGCCCGACTGAACTCATGATCATTCCGATCCAAAAAATGATTTCCTATTTGACCAGCGTTATGACCCTTAATGCAGGGGATGTGATATTAACAGGAAGTCCTGTTGGGGCAGAATTAGTAAATACAGATGATGTCATTGAATGCGAAATCAAGGAAATCGGCATTTTAAGGAATTCATTTGCCAAAGCACGAGAAAGCGTTAAAAATTAG